TTCGCGCTCTCGTCGACCTCGAGATTGCCGGCGCCGAGTCCAAAAGGCGGGATGGCGACATCCTTGATCTGCCACGACTCGACGCGTTGCAGCGCGCTCGTCAGCGCTCGACGCACGGAATCGGAGGTCACGCGCTCGTTGCGACTCATTACAACGGCGTGCACGAGCAACTTCGCGGAAAGCGCTCCCGCCGCCGTGACGACGGCCGCACCGACCGGCAGCGGCTCTTGAAGACGAATCTGATCGTGCAATTGCGCCCCCGCGGCGAGCTCGAGCCGCCGGAGAAGCGGTGTCGTCGCACCGAGATCTTCGTTCACCGGCCGGACGATTGCCTCTCCGTCGAAGAACGCGAGATCATCGATGCGGACTCGAATCACCGTCGTTGGGCTTCTCGGGCTCTCTGGTATGCGGCGGTGGCTTCGGCCGGCCGCCCTAGCTTGTCGAGGACGATTCCGACGCCCTTCAGGGCACGGTAGTTCGACGGCTGGAGCTTGGCGGCTTCTTCATATGACGCCAACGCAAGCTTGTGCTGGTCCGTCTGGTTGTACGCCTCGCCCAGGTAATAGTGCCCTTGGGGATTGGATGGATCGAGCTCCGCCGCGCGTTGCAATGGCTCTATGGCTTCACGCCACCGCGCCTTCTTGCAAAAGAGCACGCCGAGGTTGAACAGCACCTCGGCGCTGTCGACATCGATCTTCGCCGCGCGGCGAAGGTCTGCCTCGGCCTGCTCATACCGCTGCAGTGCCATCTGGACCGCGGCGCGTCCACAAAGCAGCGACACATCGTCAGGTTGGGCGTCGATGGCGCGTCCGAGCTCCCCGAGCGCGCCGAGGAAGTCGCCGTTTTGCTCGAGAACATCGGCGAGCCCGCGACGCGCGCTGACGTCATCCGGATGACGCGTGAGATGTGCGCGATATGCGCTTGCCGCTTCCATGAGATCCCCGTTGTTCGCGAGCTCCGCCGCCCGTGCGACCGGATCATTCTCGCGCTGCGCTCGATCGGCTGGCCCGCTGCTCGCATCCGCGAGCGGCGCGGGAACCGGTGCGGCGCTACGATCGATCTCCATCGGTATTTGCTCAGGCGGCTGCTGTGGACTCCGAGCTTCACGATTCGCATCGGAGCGGTCCGTTGGGTTCTTCGACTGCGTCATCTTCACGTCAAGGCCAAAGAAGTCTCGCCATTGATCCAATCGAGGTATTTGCCTAACCCTGCCGAAACCGGCAGCGCGAGCAGCTCCGGCACTTTGTACGGATGCAGCTCGCCAAAAGCAGTTTGCAACGATTCCAATCGCGCCGATCGCGTCTTGAGGAGTACGACCACTTCACGCTCGTCGGCAATCTTGCTTTGCCAGCGATAAAGCGACCGAGCGGCGGGAAGAAGTGTCCCGCAGGCGATCAGCCGACGCTCGAGCAAGGTCCGTACGAATTTTACGGCCTCATCCTCGGAGGCGACGGTTGTGAGAACGACGATGGCGTCGGTGTGCACGTGGTGGATGGTGATTGGTGACTGGTGCAATGTATCGAGCCACCAGCAACCAACCACCAGCAACCTTCCGCCCACCACCGACCCTTTCCCTTGTCTCGATCCGGTTCGCGCCACAGCTTTCCCTGGCTATGGCAGAAGACGCACTGGTCATTCGCGGCGCGCGCGAGCACAATCTTCGGAACATCGACGTCAGGATCCCGCGCGATCGGCTGACGGTAGTCACCGGCCTGTCGGGTTCGGGAAAGTCCTCGCTGGCGTTCGATACGATCTACGCCGAGGGGCAGCGACGGTATGTCGAGTCGCTGTCGGCGTACGCGCGGCAGTTCCTCGGTCTCATGGAGAAGCCCGACGTCGACTCGATCGAAGGATTGTCGCCGGCGATCTCCATCGAACAGAAGTCGGCGGGCCACAATCCGAGATCGACGGTGGGCACGGTCACCGAGATCTACGATTACTTGCGTCTGCTGTACGCACGGGTCGGCACGCCGCACTGCCCGAACTGCGGCCGGCCCGTTCAGCGCCAGAGCGCCGGCCAGATCGCGGACATTATCCTATCATGGCCGGAAGGCGCGCGCATCGAGGTGCGAGCGCCGCTCGTGCAAGGTCGAAAGGGCGAGTTCCGCGAGCTTTTCGAGACGGTGCGCAAGCAAGGATTCATTCGCGCGTATGTCGATGGAGAGCTGATCGAAGTCTCCGATCCGCCGAAGCTCAATCGCCGTCAGAATCACACCATCGAGGTAGTGGTCGATCGTCTCGTCGTGCGCGCGGAAGATCGCGGACGACTCGCTGACTCGCTCGAGACGGCGCTGAAGCTCGCGGACGGACTCGTGCAGGTGAGCCGAGCGGAGGACGAGCACGTCGAGCTCTTCTCGGAACGGTATGGCTGCCCGACCTGCGGTATCTCGTTGCCGGAGCTCGAGCCGCGCCACTTCTCGTTCAACTCGCCCTTTGGCGCCTGCACCGCGTGTGGCGGTCTCGGCACGCGACGGCGTGTCAGCGAAGAGCTCATCCTCGGTGATCCGCGCATTTCGATTCTCGAGGGTGTGATAATTCCCTGGGGAGAGCCTCAGGGATATCTGCGCAAGATCGTACTGCCGGCGATCGCTCGCGCGCTCAAGTTCGATCTCAACGCGCCGTGGGGCGAGCTCCCGAAGAGCGTGCGCGACACGATCCTCGGCGGCGACGGCGGCAAGAAGAAGGGCGAGTTCGAGTGGGAAGGAGTGCTCGCCAACATCGAGCGTCGTTATGCAGAGACGGACTCGGACACCGTGCGGGCCGAGCTCGAGGCCTACATGGTTGCGGTGCCGTGTGCCGAGTGTGGCGGACGCCGGCTCAAGCGCGAAGCCCTTGCCGTGACCGTGGCCGACCGGAACATCGGGGAGCTCAC
This region of Gemmatimonadaceae bacterium genomic DNA includes:
- a CDS encoding macro domain-containing protein, with translation MIRVRIDDLAFFDGEAIVRPVNEDLGATTPLLRRLELAAGAQLHDQIRLQEPLPVGAAVVTAAGALSAKLLVHAVVMSRNERVTSDSVRRALTSALQRVESWQIKDVAIPPFGLGAGNLEVDESAKIMLGVISQHLLGARYPESITLVAETPEEERALSLALARIGP
- the cutA gene encoding divalent-cation tolerance protein CutA, producing MHTDAIVVLTTVASEDEAVKFVRTLLERRLIACGTLLPAARSLYRWQSKIADEREVVVLLKTRSARLESLQTAFGELHPYKVPELLALPVSAGLGKYLDWINGETSLALT
- a CDS encoding tetratricopeptide repeat protein; this encodes MEIDRSAAPVPAPLADASSGPADRAQRENDPVARAAELANNGDLMEAASAYRAHLTRHPDDVSARRGLADVLEQNGDFLGALGELGRAIDAQPDDVSLLCGRAAVQMALQRYEQAEADLRRAAKIDVDSAEVLFNLGVLFCKKARWREAIEPLQRAAELDPSNPQGHYYLGEAYNQTDQHKLALASYEEAAKLQPSNYRALKGVGIVLDKLGRPAEATAAYQRAREAQRR